In one bacterium genomic region, the following are encoded:
- a CDS encoding type II secretion system protein M, which translates to MLRDREKRVLVIGGAAAAVILLLVFVVLPGISRIKSQGRAVAAAEADLAEVRKARPEIERILKETGAKAGIVRAAVNVKDAPLSKITSALQGAGIPQAAFNIKSGGTRDGELFREESFDVRIENLTYLEAVKMLQGLSAGALPVAIRSASLKSRYDDPRYLDVTLHVGYLTPKS; encoded by the coding sequence GTGCTTCGTGACCGGGAGAAGCGCGTCCTCGTGATCGGGGGAGCGGCGGCGGCCGTCATCCTTCTCCTCGTCTTCGTCGTTCTCCCGGGGATCTCGCGGATCAAGTCGCAGGGGCGCGCCGTCGCCGCGGCCGAGGCCGACCTCGCCGAGGTGCGCAAGGCGCGCCCCGAGATCGAGCGGATCCTGAAGGAAACCGGCGCGAAAGCGGGCATCGTCCGCGCCGCCGTCAACGTGAAGGACGCCCCTTTGTCGAAGATCACCTCGGCGCTCCAGGGAGCGGGGATTCCGCAGGCGGCGTTCAATATCAAGTCGGGCGGGACGCGCGACGGCGAACTCTTCCGCGAGGAGTCGTTCGACGTCCGGATCGAGAACCTCACATACCTCGAGGCCGTCAAGATGCTTCAAGGTCTCTCGGCGGGGGCGCTGCCGGTGGCCATCCGCTCCGCGTCCCTCAAGAGCCGCTACGACGACCCCCGCTACCTCGACGTGACCCTGCATGTCGGATATCTCACACCGAAGTCGT